In a single window of the Mauremys reevesii isolate NIE-2019 linkage group 3, ASM1616193v1, whole genome shotgun sequence genome:
- the LOC120401236 gene encoding centromere protein F-like isoform X3, with product MEYMKSLGSSVIEIIKAKNKREMLEQKMDDLLSHQRQFVENNRRSLEQKIKEKEKEVFHQLHDLLRGDLPCDQINQDLQQANDALQAELDKEMEEKNFLRCQSDQKSEEIHQLQEELKTAKQFLKETQNYAEEMKKKSLSQEIQLEKKEAEIRDLEGKNQDLTEELEKVQSELQLKQAEIAHLQNLSAAELACLKKEIVNIKAEQKKLQEQLNNSLQENEQLSKLDNLKVQQKKQNGFAHSKLKTWMQSCADEMAHSLTQDNEQEYEPDGLPEVVRKGFADIPTGKANPCVLRRTALNLKTSPRLAAQSQNLSPYGQCLQKGRSANFAKISKPTAGGSKSTKVDDTQQRQAETAIEPMESRSPLCMKKQHTQAVAENSRENLHTHQGRCSLSTQKLPDQNEQDKNCMHL from the exons Atggaatatatgaagagtttggggtcttctgtcattgaaataatcaaagccaagaataag CGTGAAATGTTGGAGCAAAAAATGGACGACCTACTGAGTCATCAGAGACAATTTGTCGAAAATAATCGTCGGTCcttagaacagaaaataaaagaaaaggaaaag GAAGTGTTTCATCAGCTACATGACTTACTGAGAGGGGATCTGCCGTGCGACCAGATAAACCAGGACTTGCAGCAAGCCAACGACGCTCTACAAGCAGAACTCGACAAA gaaatggaggaaaaaaactttcttcgctgccagtctgatcaaaaatctgaagaaatccatcagcttcAAGAAGAACTGAAAACAGCTAAACAGTTTCTGAAGGAGACCCAGAATTATGCAGAAGAGATGAAAA agaagagtttgtctcaggaaatacaattagaaaagaaagaagctgagattcgggatttagaggggaaaaatcaagATTTGACTGAGGAACTTGAGAAAGTGCAGTCAGAGTTGCAACTTAAACAAGCTGAGATCGCTCATCTCCAAAATCTATCTGCAGCCGAGTTGgcttgtttaaaaaaggaaatagtaAACATCAAGGCAGAGCAAAAGAAACTTCAAGAGCAACTTAACAACTCGCTTCAAGAAAATGAGCAACTGAGCAAg ctagacAATCTGAAGGTTCAACAgaagaagcaaaatggattcgctcacagtaaactgaagacatggatgcaatcct GTGCTGATGAGATGGCacattcactgacccaggacaacgaGCAAGAGTATGAGCCAGACGGACTCCCGGAGGTGGTCAGAAAAG gctttgctgaTATTCCTACTGGGAAAGCCAACCCCTGTGTTTTGCGCAGAACAGCGCTAAACCTAAAGACCAGTCCCCGTCTTGCTGCTCAAAGCCAAAATTTGTCACCATATGGCCAATGTTTACAAAAAGGCAGGTCAGCTAATTTTGCCAAGATCTCTAAAccgacagctggtggcagcaaatcaacaaag gtagatgatactcagcagcgccaagcagaaacagctattgaaccTATGGAATCAAGATCTCCTCTTTGCATGAAGAAGCAACACAcacaagctgttgctgagaactcAAGGGAGAATCTccacacacaccaaggcagatgttccttgagcacacaaaaactacctgatcaaaatgaacaagacaaaaactgtatg CACCTTTAG
- the LOC120401236 gene encoding centromere protein F-like isoform X1 — MEYMKSLGSSVIEIIKAKNKREMLEQKMDDLLSHQRQFVENNRRSLEQKIKEKEKEVFHQLHDLLRGDLPCDQINQDLQQANDALQAELDKEMEEKNFLRCQSDQKSEEIHQLQEELKTAKQFLKETQNYAEEMKKKSLSQEIQLEKKEAEIRDLEGKNQDLTEELEKVQSELQLKQAEIAHLQNLSAAELACLKKEIVNIKAEQKKLQEQLNNSLQENEQLSKLDNLKVQQKKQNGFAHSKLKTWMQSCADEMAHSLTQDNEQEYEPDGLPEVVRKGFADIPTGKANPCVLRRTALNLKTSPRLAAQSQNLSPYGQCLQKGRSANFAKISKPTAGGSKSTKVDDTQQRQAETAIEPMESRSPLCMKKQHTQAVAENSRENLHTHQGRCSLSTQKLPDQNEQDKNFKQHLPKP; from the exons Atggaatatatgaagagtttggggtcttctgtcattgaaataatcaaagccaagaataag CGTGAAATGTTGGAGCAAAAAATGGACGACCTACTGAGTCATCAGAGACAATTTGTCGAAAATAATCGTCGGTCcttagaacagaaaataaaagaaaaggaaaag GAAGTGTTTCATCAGCTACATGACTTACTGAGAGGGGATCTGCCGTGCGACCAGATAAACCAGGACTTGCAGCAAGCCAACGACGCTCTACAAGCAGAACTCGACAAA gaaatggaggaaaaaaactttcttcgctgccagtctgatcaaaaatctgaagaaatccatcagcttcAAGAAGAACTGAAAACAGCTAAACAGTTTCTGAAGGAGACCCAGAATTATGCAGAAGAGATGAAAA agaagagtttgtctcaggaaatacaattagaaaagaaagaagctgagattcgggatttagaggggaaaaatcaagATTTGACTGAGGAACTTGAGAAAGTGCAGTCAGAGTTGCAACTTAAACAAGCTGAGATCGCTCATCTCCAAAATCTATCTGCAGCCGAGTTGgcttgtttaaaaaaggaaatagtaAACATCAAGGCAGAGCAAAAGAAACTTCAAGAGCAACTTAACAACTCGCTTCAAGAAAATGAGCAACTGAGCAAg ctagacAATCTGAAGGTTCAACAgaagaagcaaaatggattcgctcacagtaaactgaagacatggatgcaatcct GTGCTGATGAGATGGCacattcactgacccaggacaacgaGCAAGAGTATGAGCCAGACGGACTCCCGGAGGTGGTCAGAAAAG gctttgctgaTATTCCTACTGGGAAAGCCAACCCCTGTGTTTTGCGCAGAACAGCGCTAAACCTAAAGACCAGTCCCCGTCTTGCTGCTCAAAGCCAAAATTTGTCACCATATGGCCAATGTTTACAAAAAGGCAGGTCAGCTAATTTTGCCAAGATCTCTAAAccgacagctggtggcagcaaatcaacaaag gtagatgatactcagcagcgccaagcagaaacagctattgaaccTATGGAATCAAGATCTCCTCTTTGCATGAAGAAGCAACACAcacaagctgttgctgagaactcAAGGGAGAATCTccacacacaccaaggcagatgttccttgagcacacaaaaactacctgatcaaaatgaacaagacaaaaact
- the LOC120401236 gene encoding centromere protein F-like isoform X4: MTCPESLQREMLEQKMDDLLSHQRQFVENNRRSLEQKIKEKEKEVFHQLHDLLRGDLPCDQINQDLQQANDALQAELDKEMEEKNFLRCQSDQKSEEIHQLQEELKTAKQFLKETQNYAEEMKKKSLSQEIQLEKKEAEIRDLEGKNQDLTEELEKVQSELQLKQAEIAHLQNLSAAELACLKKEIVNIKAEQKKLQEQLNNSLQENEQLSKLDNLKVQQKKQNGFAHSKLKTWMQSCADEMAHSLTQDNEQEYEPDGLPEVVRKGFADIPTGKANPCVLRRTALNLKTSPRLAAQSQNLSPYGQCLQKGRSANFAKISKPTAGGSKSTKVDDTQQRQAETAIEPMESRSPLCMKKQHTQAVAENSRENLHTHQGRCSLSTQKLPDQNEQDKNFKQHLPKP; encoded by the exons CGTGAAATGTTGGAGCAAAAAATGGACGACCTACTGAGTCATCAGAGACAATTTGTCGAAAATAATCGTCGGTCcttagaacagaaaataaaagaaaaggaaaag GAAGTGTTTCATCAGCTACATGACTTACTGAGAGGGGATCTGCCGTGCGACCAGATAAACCAGGACTTGCAGCAAGCCAACGACGCTCTACAAGCAGAACTCGACAAA gaaatggaggaaaaaaactttcttcgctgccagtctgatcaaaaatctgaagaaatccatcagcttcAAGAAGAACTGAAAACAGCTAAACAGTTTCTGAAGGAGACCCAGAATTATGCAGAAGAGATGAAAA agaagagtttgtctcaggaaatacaattagaaaagaaagaagctgagattcgggatttagaggggaaaaatcaagATTTGACTGAGGAACTTGAGAAAGTGCAGTCAGAGTTGCAACTTAAACAAGCTGAGATCGCTCATCTCCAAAATCTATCTGCAGCCGAGTTGgcttgtttaaaaaaggaaatagtaAACATCAAGGCAGAGCAAAAGAAACTTCAAGAGCAACTTAACAACTCGCTTCAAGAAAATGAGCAACTGAGCAAg ctagacAATCTGAAGGTTCAACAgaagaagcaaaatggattcgctcacagtaaactgaagacatggatgcaatcct GTGCTGATGAGATGGCacattcactgacccaggacaacgaGCAAGAGTATGAGCCAGACGGACTCCCGGAGGTGGTCAGAAAAG gctttgctgaTATTCCTACTGGGAAAGCCAACCCCTGTGTTTTGCGCAGAACAGCGCTAAACCTAAAGACCAGTCCCCGTCTTGCTGCTCAAAGCCAAAATTTGTCACCATATGGCCAATGTTTACAAAAAGGCAGGTCAGCTAATTTTGCCAAGATCTCTAAAccgacagctggtggcagcaaatcaacaaag gtagatgatactcagcagcgccaagcagaaacagctattgaaccTATGGAATCAAGATCTCCTCTTTGCATGAAGAAGCAACACAcacaagctgttgctgagaactcAAGGGAGAATCTccacacacaccaaggcagatgttccttgagcacacaaaaactacctgatcaaaatgaacaagacaaaaact